The sequence below is a genomic window from Chaetodon trifascialis isolate fChaTrf1 chromosome 18, fChaTrf1.hap1, whole genome shotgun sequence.
TACTGGTTCAAGGACTGTTTTTAATATTGCTTTTATTACTGTTGAGTAAATTACCAACACTAAAATCTAAACCAATAAGCTCAAGGTTGAcctgaaaactgaaaaccaaAAGGCTTCACCTGTTATTAACAAGTCACAACAAATCATGACTCAGCAGAAACGTCCTGATGTCTGGATGTCAGCGTTCTCAGGCCTCAGCTGTTCACTTGGAACAGGGACGGAAGTGATGGACTAAACTACCAAAGTAGGACCAAAGTTCTAATCAACCATAATGTTCGcttgctctcacacacactcagtgtacCTGTATGACCAGGTATCTGGATGGATCTCTGGCCATTTTTGAGAACTCAGCTATCAGCTCTCTAAACCCGGGACGACTGGACGGGTCTATCATCCaacctggagagagagacaggaaatatTTCCTCAGCTGGACTACCAGGTGTCTGTCAGCGTCCAGGTGTGTGTTATTGTCCAGGTGTGTGCtactgtccaggtgtgtgttaGTGTCGAGGTGTGTGCtactgtccaggtgtgtgttgtgtccaaGTGTGTCTTattgttcaggtgtgtgttagtgtccaggtgtgtgttagtgtccaggtgtgtgttagtgttgaGGAGTGTGTTagtgtccaggtgtgtgttaGTGTCCAAGTGTGTCTTattgttcaggtgtgtgttagtgtccaggtgtgtgttagtgttgaggtgtgtgttactgtccaggtgtgtgttagtgtccaggtgtgtgttagtgtccaggtgtgtgttagtgtccaggtgtgtgttgGAAAGTGGGATGGTGATGTTGGTTGATTTAcacattcagactgaaatatctcaacagctgctggatgattgtgatgaaatgtggttgaactaactttattgatcctctgacttttcacgtagcaccaccatcaggtcaacatgttaatgtgtctagtactttgatttatgaccaaatacctgcagaactaatgacattcccatcaacctcagctgctctctgtgttgagtgctaattagtaaatgttaatatgctaagctaagacaCTGAATTTGGCAAACACTGTACCTCCTAACAGCACGGTGGCATTTAGCTCAAACTTACATTTGACCATGATCATGTAGACGTCTATGGTGCAGATGGGGGGCTGGGGAAGCCGGTCTCCTCTCTCCAGCACCGACGCGATCTCGCTGGCCGGGATGCCATCGTACGGTTTGGATCCGAATGTCATCAGCTCCCACACAGTGACTCCTGCAGACCACAGACCATCCACTGCTGAAACTGACTGACTAGTTGGTGAAGTTGCATCAACAAAAGTTCAAAAtaagacaagtgtgtgtgtgtgtgtgtgtgtggggggggggggggggggggggcacagctTGACTCACCATAGCTCCAGACGTCACTCTGATGTGTGTACGTCCACTGGAGGATCGACTCCAGAGCCATCCACTTAATGGGGACCTACAGAGTGCAGAGAGGGGCAAACATATATTGactttagcctagcttagcacagcGACTGGAAGCGGGGGGAAAGTGTTAGCCCTGTAGCTCcaccaaaaaaaggaaaaagtccACCATCCAACAACTCAAAAGCCTGTATCCATTCATTATGTATCTGGACATAAAACCAGTATTTTTTGCTACGGGAAAAGTTCTGTCCACAGTTACTCTCCAGGAGGAGTTATGGAGCTCAGGAGTCAGATTCACAATAACAAACGCACCTTTCCTCCGTCAGCGTGGTATTCCTTCTcgtcagctgtcagcagcttgGCCAGACCGAAGTCGGTGATCTTGACGTGGTTAGGAGTTTTCACCAGGACGTTCCTCGCTGCCAGGTCTCGATGCACCAGGTGACGCTCCTCCAGGTAGTTCAtgccctgcagacagacagacggacggaccACAGGAAGCTCCGTCAGTCTGTGAACTGGCTGCTTTAAAGTGGATCTCTGAGTTTTTCAGCTCAGTCCGAAAATGGTGGAACTAAAAAATGTTTCTGCTAATCTGATAGATGCTAACATGCAATGTCAGTCACATCACTGATCGACGGCGGCCCGAGAACACGTCTGACTCACAGCTCCATACgtgcaaagacaaacactgaggtTAGCAGAAAGACGCTCCTCTCACAGTTCTGGTCGAGATTTCACTGTGGATTCGTCGTCATGTCCTCTAAACTGTAAAATCTGTGTCGCTgcttctgtattttcttttaaacGTCAGGTAAAGTCACACCTTTTAAAAACGgctgatttatttcatttattatttcacctcATGTACGTGCTTTGCTATACAAATGAACTCCTTTTGTTTCCCGGGCTCCTGAATCTCTTCGACAGTCTGACGAGCGGCTCCGATGGAGTAAACCGGCGGCTTAATGCTGCAGAACAACATGCAGACTTTACGCTGAGCTCATGACCTTGTTGTCTGTGATTTTCCCAGCACTTTAAGATCCAAATGAGACTTAAAACAGTTGCTTCATAGATTAACACCgctacaacacacaaacactgtttcctGCTGCGTTCAAGCTAATAGGCCTCTGCAGGCTTAGAGTGAGCTCAGACGGGGCTGATGCCTCAGGCagagtttttcttcttcttcaaccaATATAACCTGAGACACAGGGTTGCTGGTTTGTACAAGATCTGCATCAATGATTTATTCATAGTGACAGACACAGTTTATCTGGGCTCACCTTGGCGATCTGGACACACCAGTTCAGCAGCCACTGAGCCCCGATGTGGTCCCTGTGGTGTCGGACGTAGTCCAGCAAGCAGCCATACTGCATCAGCTGAGTCACCAGCTGGACCGACGACGTCAGGCAGATGCCCAGCAGACGACACACGTGAGGGTGATCCACGCTGGCCATCACATAggcctcctacacacacacacacacacacacacacacacaaatcccaaCTCAGTATCATCTAAAACAGGCCACAGTCTGCAGTCACCAGCGAACATCCCGAGAATAACTGCAGGATGAGGAAAGCCTGACTGTACACAGCCTGGTGGAGACGACTTTCAATGAACTGTTCTTCAATATTCTTACTTTGTGCATTCATTCAGTGATTTACACCCTTAAATGACTTATTGTGCTCACACTCATTAATAATTTGGGCCCTCAAATTGCTAGTTTCTCTCATGTGGAAGGCAGGGAGACATCCATGTCCCTGATCAAAATCAAACTGTTTAAtgtccaaaatgaaaaacaaagactgaGAGCATCATTTTGTAATTCTAGAGAAAAAAATACTTCCGCGCATAAATAATGGGCACAAAAGATCAGCAATAACGTGACtgggaggagaaaaatgaaagaagaagaagcacttAGTGGCCCCGCCGGGTGCCCTGTTGGCCCCCAGTCAGATTTGTTCCAATGACTCTGGAGGGAACgaggagatgaaagagaggagtgacagaagaagaagaagtcttaCATCGAGGATTTCTTTGTTGGCTTTGGGTGATGTGGCCTCTCGGAGGACTTTGATGGCAACTGGGATTCTCACGTTCTCTCCTTCAGGGATCCACAGACCCTAATAACATTCATTACATtcaacacagcaacagcagcagggatACAAacttaaaatgtgttaaaaataaaacccaacaacttaaatgataataaaattaGAAGTTATACGCTTATCGGTGTCTGATCTGACACAAAGGGAAGTGAACCAGTGAAACTGAGAACTGAGAGTTTCAGTCGTGCTAACAGCTGTACTTACACACTGCGGTGCTTTGcattaaatgctaacatcagcaagcTAACAAGCCCGCAGTGACAACACTAACAAGCTGCAGTCTAGCAGGTACAACTTCTGACGTGTGTCGTGACGTCCTCTGGGGAGAGTGAATGTACAAAATCATGGCAATCAATCCAgttgttgttgagacatttcattctGAAACAAAGTGGCCTGACAGTGATTTCCATCTCTCCAACGTGGCTTTAACCtctccacagagcagcttcaaCAAAAGTATCATCAAGTGATATTTTGCAGGAGAATCTAAACCTCTCACCTTGAAGACCGTCCCAAAGGCTCCGGAGCCGAGCACCCTGATTTTCTTAAACTCCGTCTCCTTCAGGATCCTCAGCAGTGCCTGGTTAGGAGCTTCACCGCTTGGAGTCAATGGCTCCACCAGCTACAGCACACATGTTAAATACTTCATCTGAATCCCAAGTAACATTACATGTATACAGGATttaagtgtttttctgtcctctataGTTTTAACTTTGTTAGCTATTTTCATATTCAGTCTTGGTCCTCTCATTAAAGGTGAGTTTCAGTCAAATCTAGTCAACAAAACCTGTTTTTGTCTTGTCGACGTCTCTTGTTACTGAGtatatttcacagtttttatgAATGAAGTGAGCGCTCCCgctcccacctctctctcctgcagcaggCGGCGCAgggtcctcttcctcctgattTGTTGTCGCCGTAGCAACACAAAGATAACCAATGACACGATGACGGCAATCAAGAGTCCACCAACGATGGCCACTGCCAATGTGGAGTGGTTGGCAGCACTGTGAGGACAGAGAATGCAGGACGTTTCACAGGCATTTACATTTGTCACCATAGTTGTTCATTAAATGTGGCATATGAAGTATTTCCATATACTTCTATTCCACTGTAGCACACTATTGTAGAATACAAAATAGACTTTGACAAAATTACCATTGACTCCCATTGAAACTGCATACAAATTTAGCATTGAGCAATATGAATTACCATTATCTTCCACCGAAACTGAGCATATTCAGACCAGTGAAATGTAGTATTCAAGTGAAGACTTCATAttgaattgttggttctctgtagataaagagctcggtctgtagcagttctatatggaaagtgtcctgagacaacttctgttgtgatttggcgctatacaaataaaagtgaattgaattgaaatgacattcctttcaaattaaaaggtAAAATTTGTATTGACTCCCATTTTCTACTTAATATACAAAGGTAGATTTCCCATTGACTCACATTCAGTGTTGGTATGCTAACTCTTATTCAAACTTATCATGCTAAGTTAGAATTTCTGTTAGCTCCCATTCAGCATGCTGAGGTAATCTACCTCAGCTGCCCTTCAGCTGCTGTAATTCAAGTACATTTCCATTTCAACATGGAGCAGAAGAAAGTCATTTCTGTTGACTTCCATCCCATCGCACACTCGTGTTACTGTGTGCTCAGACAGATCATCAGGCAGACATCAGGCAGTGTGACTGCAGACCAAGTCAACGGAAACACGTGAAATCCTTCGAGAAGGCGAGAACTGAAGTATCTGCACAATGTTTCAGCTGTGTGCAAACAAAAAGATGACTTATCCTGTGATGTTACGAATCTCTTTCATAAACATAAGAGTGAGATGCtgagctgaacacaaacacacacattcaaacatgtaGTTTTACCCCATGCATCCAGATAGTCCAGGACCTGAACACCTGCaggcacagagacacaaaacaccTTCATTCAAGTATGAGCCACTTCTCTGTCAGTCAGCTCTGAATGACCAATCAGCAACATGCGTCTCACCCCTGGGTGCAGTTCTGGTGGCAGGACTGGCACTGGCCGGTCCTGTCGGGGTATTTCCAGATCAGCGTGTCTGCATCTCCCAGCACACCGTGGGGGCAGTGCGGCACACAGTGGGGGCCGTCTTTAAAGTGGGCGCACTGGGAACACTGGTCTGGACCCTGCAGGTGGGGACGGAGGAGGCAGTAAGATATGTTCAGAAGTAATTCACAGAAAATATGGTCAGTTCTTAAAATTGATACTGGAGAATTTTTAGTGCACGGCTCAACTGGATCTGATcacatttgctcattttttcctctgttgtgaCTTTGTATATTTGTTGGACTTTTTAACAATTCAGtaattattatcatcattatcagcGGGTGGACTGACCGGTCCGTGGCAGGTCGGGATGTCGGTCTTCAGCAGACACTCTGGGTGAcactccacacagctgctgttcacCTGGACCTCTCTGGGCTCactgcagaaaaataataaagagaAAGGTCAGCAGACAGGACGGAAGCCCTCAGAGGACACAACAATCATAGATCAAAGATTCCTAAACACACGAGGtaaactgtcaaataaaggcAGGTTTTAAATTACAGCCTGTCTCTGATATTAGCCTGTTTCAAATAGCAGAATTCAAAGGTCTGTCTCACCCCTGCAGCAGGTTACAGTGTGACACACAGCGCCCCCTGCGGTTGAAATGCCGACAGGAGACGCACATGGTGGGACCTGGACCCCAGCAGCCCACATTTGTACACTCTGTGTCACAGGTTCGattctgttgttctgtgtgaaGGAGACAGGAAGATTTTCTCGTTTCATTCACTTTACTAAACAGCGATGGCAGTGATGACCACGGCACACATGCAGGAACTCACCGCAGACATCGGTGGGGGTGTTGTTGCGCATGGTGATGATCTGGTCACTGGATCTAAAGAGGCGGGTCCACTGGTCAGACTGGGTGTAGCACAGCTGAGGGTTTTCCTTCAACAACACCCGGCCGGCACTCACCTCCTTCAGAGAGCGTAGACCCAGCCAGCGGAGGTGCTTTGCCCTCACCACCGCCAAACTGTGCTGTCTAGACAGGAAATATCAAATATAAGGAATACTTAGAATTCAAGTCCAACAAAGAGTTGGACTGACTGAGACGATCAGATTAACCTCACTGTTAATCTGCTGACCACTGAGGTCATTCACCAACAATGTATTTATCAAGTGACTCACGCGCGTGTTGTTCTTCCCCTGATGATCTCCAGGTtctcaaacactgacagagaggtCAGATTCTCCGGCCAGGACTGGATCAGCAAGAAACCTGgaggacggacacacacacacacacacacacacacacacacacacacacacacacacacacacacacacacacacacacacttttgaaaCAGATGGAACGTGGCCAGTGGAATTGCACACATAGGACATGTTGCAGACGTGAACAGAACACACCTGGTGGACTTTAGGGGTTACTACAGTAGAGAGGCattgatgacctttgacctaccTGTGATTTCCTTCACTGTCCTGAAATACTCCAGTTTCGCCGGGTCCATGGGCGGGATTTTATAGTGCACATCCCTGGAGGAACCAATGAAAAGAAACCAAGTGTTCAAGTGTTGACGTCATTGATCACAAAACTTGCCACCTTCCTTCACTCAAAGTAAGTTTTCAGACATcaagctgaagcagctgcagacagaagtTCAAGTAGCATCAACAGTTCATGCAGGTAGACCTGGTCTCAAAGTCAACATAAATGAGCGGAAGCACTGCTTAAACATTTTGTCAGACTTCTGACTCGTGGATGGAAagaaactgcagtgaaaacagttcACAAAGATCTTTGTGGTTTGTCCAAAGTAACctgaaaatgtcattaaacCTGTGAGCAGCTCATGTAGTGCTcaatggtgacaacaggaactggtccccaggcagcccaccactcctggccTGCCGCGGAGGGAGGACggtccaaggatgggttaaaggcggggaataaatttcacatatgcatggcgtgtgcagtttcccctcctaacttcacatgttgtgtgtgaaatgtgactGATAAAAGGGATTTCTTAGTGAGGCAGTGAAGAGGATCTCACCCAGTAAAGGAGGTTTCAATGAGGAAGACATCCCCATTGATCTTAGTGCAGTTCCTGAAGGATTCGATGTTGGAGGCGTTGATGGCCATGGTCTTGATCAGAGCACCAACCCCGACTCCATCACAgactggaggaagagaaagactCCGTCAAGGTTATTTGTTTAgtcttcagctctgtctctctcagtgtcTTCCTCTACCTTTTGGACAGGGTCCATCACAGGGTTTGCAGCGTTGGACTCCGTTCTCCTCCACCTCGTACATTCCAGCGCTGCAGGTGCGGACACACGATCCACCTGTCACCACGTAGTTATCTATatgtaattaaaaacaaagcaggagtGTATTCATTTCTACCTAAATGTAAGGAAGTAcactgctgcattcaggtgagttatgctagcagcagctaatgtaTTGTGGAGCCTCgacctgcagcagagctgagcagcagctacaGAGGTCTGCTCAGTCACTTCTTTCTGAATCCACACCAACATCACTTTGCAgagctccctctggagacacTAAAGGCTTGACGTTGCTTTAAAACATATGCGGTAGAAGTATGAAGTTTTGGTTTAGCTGTCACAAATTCTTCAGCTGTAATAAACACTGCAGCCTGTGGGGGACACTAGCAGGACCAGAAGATGtgattattatttgattatatCTGTTTAGAGTGAATTACTGTGTTGATCTTGATTAAAAAGAGGCTTTAAAGTCCATACGTGGGCAGGCCTTGACGCAGGTCGCCCCAAAGGTGAACTTGACGTTGGGATTGTTGACCACCTGGTGGGTCTTGGGGTCATAGACTGTCGGAGGAGGACAAGTATCTTTACAGGTCCCGTCATCATTAAAGTCCCTGCaggcctgaagaagaagagggaccAAAGGAAAGACAGTGTCTTCAATTTGTGTAAATGTAGCCTTAAAAGAGGTAGAATAGAGGATAACAAGTGAAGCATAactcaaaaacagacatttactgCTAGTTtgaaagacagggagagaatgcatggctgagagaaaagaaagtgaatcTAACTGAATTAGATCAAATGATTAGACTGCATTGGGACTTACCTGCCTTAATAGGGGACTGGCCAGTCTTGAATGAGACCTGACTTGACTTTGGACTTGACTAAAAACTGAGCTTTCTTgataagggacatcctggatgtCGGACTTAGACACAGGTAAGTGCTGTAAGTTGCTGGACGGCAGTactgacaaacaacaaacatgcagacactgACCAGGCAGTCTGTGGCTCGAGGTCCagtgcagccagcagcacagtgttcATTACAGCAGTCGATGGGTTTCGGACCCCGACACCTCCTGCTGCACTGCTCCGCACACTGCAACTTGGTGACTaatagagacacacagagacagttcAGTACATTTTTGCAGTGGAGCTCATCAACATGAATGATATGaatgtttatttgttcattttgtccacgtgtcccctgtctgtctgtctgtctgtctgtctgtctgtctgtctgtctgtctgtctgtctgtctgtctgtctgtctgtctgtctgtctgtctgtctgtctgtctgtctgtctgtctgtctgtctgtctctctcctgatCACACCTGCTGCTAATCATGCAATCAAGAcccacctgctgccacagtattTAAGCACCAGCTCTACATCAGTATTCATCAAATCCTCTGTTCCACATGTTACAAAGTGAGGCTCCTGTTCCTGCTTCTTGAGTTTTGTCTGCTTGCCTGTAATCCTGACTCCTGCGCTTCTATGTGCCTCAGGTTCATACCTTCTGTGTGCTTGTTATCTGCGCTTGTCATTCAGCGTTCAGAACTAACTTAActcaatactccagtcaggagtactatcattcaatgtgcaATGTCAGTACTGATTGTTCATATTcgttattccttgtttatactgtttggtttgatatttaatgtccttattactgatgccctctatgtttgctatccactcttgctgctgtaatacctgaaatttcccccctgtgggactaataaaggtatatcttatcttatctaacaggtgagagacagaaggaagggGAGAGTCGGTggaacagaggagaaaaggtgGAGAAAGGTAACATACAGCAGGTAGACAATGagaaaaaggtgtgtgtttacatctcTGGCAGTGATCCGGTCCTGCTGCCCAACATGAACCGTTAACACACGCCGGGTCACACTTCtgacctggaaacacacacacattaatattcAGTAAAACCCCGTGCATCAACTTAATGAGGTAACCATCGTTTTTCTACATACATGTCCGTGCGAAGGTGTCCACTTTGAAAAGCATGCTGGGATTGCTGGCTTTGTCCACGAGGTCCCACCACTGGATGGTCTCAGTGTTACACAGCAAAGGATTGTGGGCCATCTTTACTCCTCCCTTCAGGATCTCTGTGAGGGGACGATGATGGAGACACATAATGAATGATGAAGTTCATGGAGCTCAAGACATTATTTATCAAGTCAAGTCCATGTATTCCTGTCAAATGTGAGGGTCCAGGTCCGACTCAATGAGTTCAGGTCTTAAGACGTGGAGTCAAAGAATTTAAGAGTCTTCCTTCTTTGTATGTGTTGCACACCAACAAAGCGCAGGAGCTCTGGATCGGTAGGAAGAGGATGTTTGGTCGTAAATCACCTCAGTACAGTTTCCCTGTTGTCATGCTGGTAGTGTATTCATTAGGACATCTTGGCATGTGGTAGAATTTGGTTTGGTAGGTGAGGAAATGGAATATTAACGTTGAGGACGTTGTTACCAAAGGTTGATCAATCAAACTCAAATGATTGACACTTTGCAGTAAAGCAGCTGTGAGTTTCCTCCAGTGATCGCTGGTCAGTCGTGTGCTGGAGGCTCCAGGAACTGGACGTCCTGGAGTTTAAGCAATTTGCTGGCAGAATAATCTCCAGTGGAACAGAGACAACTGCAGACAAATTGTGGGTTTATTTGCGTGTTGCCAATGGTTGGCAAGCTAGCGCGATGGCTATACTTAAAATAGCTAGAGCTCTTCCCTCCAGGAGGTAGTGAATGGCGCCATAATGGTTTGAATTTCCGGCTTAGTTATTGTGTAAGGTTGGTGTGACGGAGGAAGCATCGACAACTTCATCGACACCTTCAGATAATTAATTAGCTAGCTGGATACGTTGTTGTTGGACATAATGGGACTTTTttactgtcttggttgacattAGCTGACCATTTTTGCTAGCATTAGCCACTGGGCCACTGGGCCACTGGCTGTAACCAAAATTCCTTACCAACATGCTATTTAGCACAAAAGATTTTTTATGATGAACTTAAACCAATAGCACATGGATTGCACACTATATACACAGAAATTTTACAGTATGCAAGCTGTGTTTCTGACGTCTTCATGCTACGCCACAGTGATGGACTGCAGGTTGCAAGGATCGGACTGGGAGGGGAGGTAGGTCCTGGTGAGAGCGTTTAATGCTGCGTGTAAAATGTTCTACAATGTTATCAATGTTGAAATTGAAACGTTTTAGACattttttacaaatgaaattaCATTTTGGCTATTAGAGAGAAAGTACCAAAAACAAGGTACCATTGAGTACCAGTACCGAAGACTCAGAGTCACATGAAAAGTTCTAAAGTCCAGAAGTCACAATCAGTTCTTAAGTCATGAAGTCCAAGTCAAATGTCTCATGCTCAGGCTGTTTCAGGCTGAATTTAGGGGGAAAAAATTATGCACAgctggaatattttcatttaatttaatgctGCAACCATAAAATGTAGGAATAAATGCACAAGAGGAACTATTGTGTGTTCAGATCCATCAATATTTCTTTTCTGAAACTGAACCAAATGACATCATAAATTGTCAAAACCATAATTCCAGTTTCTACACAACCTCCAACAGCCAGAGCTTCAAATGCAGACGCATCTTCTTTGGGCCAACACGGAGCTGACTTTAAGTCCACTTAATGCTGCTGAATATCACTCTGACAGCTTTCAGGATGCATCCGCAGTAAATCAACTATGTCATCAGCCAGAGCTCGTATGGGTGCGGTCTATTTCCTGCAGCCAGAGCACAATCTGGTGTTGACAGAGGATTTTTAAATGGTGTGCTGACTCCACCCGCCCGGCCCGCTGCCAGTAATGAGTGAGGCAACATCAATGACACTCCTCAGCAGcttgta
It includes:
- the LOC139347121 gene encoding melanoma receptor tyrosine-protein kinase-like, whose translation is MKFCGGGAALLLLLLLLLGRCRCTNPGRRVCQGMSNQLTLLGTRDNHYDNMVRMYSNCSVVLENLEITYTQEHHDLSFLQTIQEVGGYVLIAMNEAAVIPLVNLRLIRGQNIYESQFALLVMSNYIKNYSSATLNYTGGLKQLQLSSLTEILKGGVKMAHNPLLCNTETIQWWDLVDKASNPSMLFKVDTFARTCQKCDPACVNGSCWAAGPDHCQRFTKLQCAEQCSRRCRGPKPIDCCNEHCAAGCTGPRATDCLACRDFNDDGTCKDTCPPPTVYDPKTHQVVNNPNVKFTFGATCVKACPHNYVVTGGSCVRTCSAGMYEVEENGVQRCKPCDGPCPKVCDGVGVGALIKTMAINASNIESFRNCTKINGDVFLIETSFTGDVHYKIPPMDPAKLEYFRTVKEITGFLLIQSWPENLTSLSVFENLEIIRGRTTRAQHSLAVVRAKHLRWLGLRSLKEVSAGRVLLKENPQLCYTQSDQWTRLFRSSDQIITMRNNTPTDVCEQQNRTCDTECTNVGCWGPGPTMCVSCRHFNRRGRCVSHCNLLQGEPREVQVNSSCVECHPECLLKTDIPTCHGPGPDQCSQCAHFKDGPHCVPHCPHGVLGDADTLIWKYPDRTGQCQSCHQNCTQGCSGPGLSGCMGAANHSTLAVAIVGGLLIAVIVSLVIFVLLRRQQIRRKRTLRRLLQERELVEPLTPSGEAPNQALLRILKETEFKKIRVLGSGAFGTVFKGLWIPEGENVRIPVAIKVLREATSPKANKEILDEAYVMASVDHPHVCRLLGICLTSSVQLVTQLMQYGCLLDYVRHHRDHIGAQWLLNWCVQIAKGMNYLEERHLVHRDLAARNVLVKTPNHVKITDFGLAKLLTADEKEYHADGGKVPIKWMALESILQWTYTHQSDVWSYGVTVWELMTFGSKPYDGIPASEIASVLERGDRLPQPPICTIDVYMIMVKCWMIDPSSRPGFRELIAEFSKMARDPSRYLVIQGDLPSPTDSRFYSRLLSSDDMEDVVDADEYLLPYKGLGNHDNRTCTPTNGRPVRENSIALRYITDPTRSSLDKEDFSGHEYMNQSLSETSQSSRMSEVLNPNYEDLRLGWGATSLPSLLEDLKPFPKVSEGPEYLNTLQSSLPLAASDSLDNPDYQANFLPQVTPSTSDATALTGNGRFLPAAENLEYLGLGAALHAPVR